TGGGGCAGCAGATCCCACCACTTGAGACGCACAAAAATTAGAACGTAGAGGAGCAAAACATGTACAAGTCCAGCCTGGCCCTGGCCGTGGCACTGGGGGTTCTCGCCCAACAAGCAGGCGCTGCAGGGTTCATCGAGGACAGCAAGCTGTCCGTGAGCTCGCGCACCATGTACTTCAACAACGACAACCGTGAAGCGCATGGCAGCAAGCCACGCCCAGACGCGCGTGAGTCGGGTCAGGGCTTCAAGCTTGACTACATCTCCGGCTTCACCCAAGGCACCGTCGGCTTTGGTGTCGATGCCCAGGCCCTGTGGGGCATCCACCTGGATGGCGGCAAGGGCTACCACCAGGATGGCAGCACCTTCATGCCGAGCGAGAGCAACGGCTCCTCCGTGGCCCAGTGGGCCCGCTTCGGCGCCAACGCCAAGGCGCGCTTCTCCAAGACCGAAGTTCACTACGGCAGCGCCCTGGCGCCCAACCTGCCGATCCTGGTGTCCAACGATGGTCGTCTGCTGCCGCAAACCTTCGAAGGTGGCACCCTGCAGACCAAAGAGATCGACAACCTGACCATCAACGCGGGCCAGCTGACCCACGCCATGGGTCGTGCCTCGAGCAACCGTACCGGCCTGGCTGTTTCCGGCAGTGGCGCGTTCCGCGACAGCAACAAGTTCCAGTTCGCCGGTGGCGACTGGAAGGTCACCAAAGACCTGACCCTGCAGTACTACTACTCGAACCTGGAAGACTACTACAAGCAGCACTTCCTGGGCCTGACCCACGTTTACCAGATCGACCAGAACCAGTCGTTCAAGACCGACCTGCGCTACTTCGACAGCAGCAAGGACGGCAAGAACGGCGAGACCGGCTATGCCTTCGGCAACAACGGCGGCTACGCCAAGCATGCCGGCGAAGTCGACAACAAGACCTGGTCGGCGATGTTCACCTATACCCTGGGTAGCCACGCGTTGATGCTGGGTCACCAGCAAATCAGCGATGACGGCGGCTTCGTCTGGCTGAACCAGGGCAACGTGCGCAAGGACGGTTCGAACTCCCCGCTGGAAGGTAACGGCGGCGCGAGCTTCTACCTGTTCTCCGACAGCATGATCAACCAGTTCGCCAAGGCCGGTGAAAACACCACCTTCGGCCAGTACTCCTACGACTTCGCTGGCCTGGGCGTTCCAGGCCTGAAGGCGTCCGTCTCCTACCTGCGTGGTGAAGACGGCCGTGCCACCAATGGCCACGGCACCTTCAGCGAGTGGGAACGTGACGCGCGCATCGACTACGTCCTGCAGGGCGGCGCCCTCAAAGGCCTGGGCTTCAGCCTGCGCCAGGGTGTCTACCGCGGCACCGGTTCGGGTTCGGCTGCCGACCAGGACCAGACTCGCTTCATCGTCAACTACACTTACGCCTTCATGTAAGTCGTAGCGCTACGCAAGAAAGCCTCGCCTGATGCGAGGCTTTTTTGTGCCTGCACATTCGTATTCATTATGGTTATAAATAAATCGACATTTATTCTTTTTGTTTTTAACCAGAAGCAGGCACATTGAACCTACAAGGCCAGACACAGCACAGGAGCCGCTTCCATGAGCCTCAAACTCGGCGACATCGCCCCCGATTTCGAACAGGATTCCAGCGCCGGCAAGATCCGCTTCCACGAATGGTTGGGCAACAGCTGGGGCGTGCTGTTCTCCCATCCGGCCGACTTCACTCCGGTGTGCACCACCGAGCTGGGCCTGACCGCCAAGCTCAAGGACCAATTCGCCCAGCGCGGGGTCAAGGCCATCGCGCTGTCGGTGGACCCGGTGGATTCGCACCACAAGTGGATCGACGACATCAACGAGACCCAGAACACCGTGGTCAACTTCCCGATCATCGCCGACGCCGACCGCAAGGTCTCCGACCTGTACGACCTGATCCACCCCAACGCCAGCGACACCCTCACCGTGCGTTCGCTGTTCGTGATCGACCCGAACAAGAAGGTGCGCCTGACCATCACTTATCCGGCCAGTACCGGGCGCAACTTCAACGAGATCCTGCGGGTGATCGACTCGCTGCAACTGACCGACAACCACAAGGTCGCCACCCCCGCCAACTGGCAGGACGGCGACGAGGTGGTGATCGTGCCGTCGCTCAAGGACGAGGACGAGATCCGGCAGCGCTTCCCCAAAGGTTACCGCGCGGTCAAACCCTACCTGCGCCTGACCCCGCAGCCCAACCGCTGATGAATTCCTCGTTGCATTGCTCTTAGCCAAGCAGGGATCTTCGGGCCGTTTCGACGGCCCTTTTTTATGCCTCCGTGTCCCCTGCAGGGGCGGCCTTGTGTCGCGAAAGGGCCGCAAGGCGGCCCCGGGATTCTCGGCATCACTGGGCAAGACCGGGGGCTGCTGCGCAGCCCTTTCGCGACTCAAGGCCGCGCCTGCAGAGCAGAACCTCCAATAGTTATTTATGGAATAAACAAATGAAAAAATATGATTTATGGATATATATGACGAACTGTTAATGTCATTTCCATCCAGCGGGGCCAACCCCTCGCGGCCCTGAATTGATTCGAAGGAAGCGCTTTCAATGCTGGTTGTCTCTGTCGGTGGTAGCCCCAGTCTTCGTTCACGCTCCGGCGTGCTGCTCGAACGCTCGCGCGATTGGCTGCAACAGCGCGGTGTCGAGGTCGTCACCTTCCAAGTGCGGGAATTCCCCGCCGAGGACCTGCTGCACGCCCGCTTCGACAGCCCGCAGGTGCGCCACTTCAACGAGCTGGTGGCCCAGGCCGACGGCCTGCTGGTCGCCACCCCGGTGTACAAGGCATCGTTCGCCGGCGCGTTGAAGACCTTGCTCGACCTGCTGCCCGAGCGTGCCCTGGAACACAAGGTGGTATTGCCGATCGCCAGCGGCGGCAGCATCGCCCATATGCTCGCGGTGGACTACGCCCTCAAGCCGGTGCTGTCGGCGCTCAAGGCGCAGGAGACCCTGCAAGGGATCTTCGCCGACGACAGCCAGATCAGCTATGCCGACGGCGAACGTCCCGCACGCCTGGACGAAGCGCTGGAGCAGCGCCTGCTGGGCGCACTGGAGACCTTTCACGGCGCCCTGGCACGCCGGCCCCGGCCTGTGGCGCCGGGCCTGCTCAACGAACGCCTGCTCAGTGCCCGCTGGAGTATCTGAGCAACCCTGACGCTTCATCGCTGTTCCCACCTTACTCGCCCGCCAACGAGGCAAGCAGGTGCTACCCGAACCCACTCGCACAGGAGAGCGCCATGCGCACAGTCTTCTTGCGTCGCGGTCTGGTCGCCCTGTTCGCGGCGGCTGTATCGTTCGGCGCCATCACCCAGGCCCAGGCTCAAAGCCTGCGCATCGGTTACCAGAAATACGGCACCCTGGTGCTGCTCAAGGCCAAGGGCTCGCTGGAGAAGCGCCTGGCCGAGCAAGGTATCCAGGTGCAATGGACCGAGTTTCCCGGCGGTCCGCAGCTGCTCGAAGGGTTGAACGTCGGCTCGATCGACTTCGGCGTCACCGGCGAGACCCCGCCAGTGTTCGCCCAGGCCGCCGGCGCCGACCTGCTCTACGTCGCCTATGAGCCGCCAGCGCCGCACAGCGAGGCGATCCTGGTGCCCAAGGGCTCGCCGATCCAGTCGGTCCAGGCACTCAAGGGCAAGAAGGTCGCGCTCAACAAGGGTTCCAACGTGCATTACCTGCTGGTCCGCGCCCTGGAAGACGCCGGCCTCAAGTACAGCGACATCCAGCCGGTCTACCTGCCGCCGGCCGACGCCCGCGCCGCTTTCGAGCGCGGCAGCGTGGATGCCTGGGTCATCTGGGACCCCTACCAGGCCGCCGCCGAGCAGCAGCTGCAGGCCCGCACCCTGCGCGACGGCAAGGACCTGGTCGACAACCACCAGTTCTACCTGGCCACCCGTCGCTATGCGACCCAGCACCCGGCGGTGATCGACACCCTGATCGAGCAAGTGCGCGCCGTCGGCCAATGGTCCCAGGCCAACCCGCAGCAGGTCACCGACCAGGTCGCGCCGCTGCTCGGCCTGCCAGCCGACATCACCCTCACCTCGGTGAAGCGCCAGGGCTATGGCGCCGCGCCGCTGACCCCGGAAGTGGTCGCCGCGCAGCAGAAGATCGCCGACACCTTCCAGGCCCTGAAGCTGATTCCCAAGCCCTTGAACATCAAGGACGTGATCTGGACACCCCCGGCCAAGGTCGCCAGCGCGCCTTGAACGCATCGCCCGAGCCGGGGCCTCGCTCCGGCCCTGCCACCCTTGAGGAGACAACTCCAATGAGCCTGAACATCTTCTGGTTCCTTCCCACCCACGGTGACGGCAAGTACCTGGGCACCACCGAAGGCGCCCGCGCCGTCGACCATGGCTACCTGGCGCAAATCGCCCAGGCCGCCGACCGCTTGGGCTTTGGCGGCGTGCTGATCCCCACCGGGCGCTCCTGCGAGGACTCCTGGCTGGTCGCCGCCTCGCTGATCCCGGTGACCGAACGCCTGAAGTTCCTGGTGGCGCTGCGCCCGGGGATCATCTCGCCGACCGTCGCCGCGCGCCAGGCGGCCACCCTGGACCGCCTGTCCAATGGCCGCGCGCTGTTCAACCTGGTCACCGGAGGCGATCCGGACGAACTGGCCGGCGATGGCCTGCACCTGAACCACCAGGAGCGCTACGAAGCCTCGGTGGAGTTCACCCGCATCTGGCGCAAGGTGCTCGAAGGCGAAGTGGTCGACTACGACGGCAAGCACATCCAGGTGAAGGGCGCCAAGCTGCTCTACCCGCCGATCCAGCAGCCGCGCCCGCCGCTGTACTTCGGCGGCTCGTCCGACGCCGCCCAGGACCTGGCCGCCGAGCAGGTCGAGCTGTACCTGACCTGGGGCGAGCCACCGGCCGCCGTGGCCGAGAAGATCGCCCAGGTGCGCGAAAAAGCCGCTGCCCAGGGCCGCGAGGTGCGCTTCGGCATTCGCCTGCATGTGATCGTGCGGGAAACCAACGAACAAGCCTGGGCCGCCGCCGACACACTGATTTCGCACCTGGACGACGACACCATCGCCCGGGCCCAGGCCTCGCTGGCGCGCTTCGACTCGGTCGGCCAGCAGCGCATGGCCGCGCTGCATGGCGGCAAGCGCGACAAGCTGGAGGTCGCGCCGAACCTGTGGGCCGGTGTCGGCCTGGTGCGTGGCGGGGCCGGCACTGCGCTGGTCGGCGATGGGCCGACGGTCGCGGCACGGGTCAAGGAGTACGCGGCGCTGGGCATCGATACCTTCATCTTCTCCGGCTACCCGCACCTGGAAGAGTCGTACCGCGTCGCCGAGCTGCTGTTCCCGCACCTGGACGTGCAGCGCCCGGAGCCGGTGACGAGCGGTGGCTACGTGAGCCCATTCGGGGAGATGGTGGCCAACGACATCCTGCCCAAGTCCGTGTCGCAGAGCTGAGGGCCTGGCCATGAGTCATGCACCTTCAAGCACCTGGAGCCAGCGCCTGGCCCCCTGGGCCTTGCCGTTGCTGTTGCTGGCTGTCTGGCAACTGGCGGTCAGCGCCGGCTGGCTGTCGACCCGCATCCTGCCGGCGCCAAGCGCGGTGGTCAGTGCCGGGGTCGAGCTGGTGCGCAGCGGCGAGCTCTGGAGCCACCTGGCCATCAGCGGCTGGCGCGCCGGCCTGGGCTTCGTCATCGGTGGCGTCATCGGCCTGGTACTGGGCTTCATCACCGGCCTGTCGAATTGGGGCGAGCGCCTGCTCGACAGTTCGGTGCAGATGATTCGCAACGTGCCGCACCTGGCGCTGATCCCGCTGGTGATCCTGTGGTTCGGTATCGACGAGTCGGCGAAGATCTTCCTGGTAGCGCTGGGCACGCTGTTCCCCATCTACCTCAACACCTACCACGGTATTCGCAACGTCGACCCGGCCCTGGTGGAGATGGCGCGCAGCTATGGGCTGTCGGGCTTTGCCCTGTTCCGCCAGGTGATCCTGCCTGGTGCGTTGCCGTCGATCCTGGTCGGTGTGCGCTTCGCCCTGGGCTTCATGTGGCTGACCCTGATCGTCGCCGAGACCATTTCGGCCAACGCCGGCATCGGCTACCTGGCGATGAACGCCCGGGAGTTCCTGCAGACCGACGTGGTGGTGCTGGCGATCGTGCTGTACGCGCTGCTTGGCAAGCTCGCCGACCTGGCGGCCCGTGGCCTGGAGCGTGTGTGGCTGCGCTGGCACCCGGCGTACCAGGTCGCCAGGAAGGAGGGCGCATGATGAGCGTGCTCACGCAACGACCGCCGCGCCTGCTGCCCGGCATCCCGCTCGCCGCCAACGGCCTGCGCCGCGCCTTCGGCCAGCGCGAGGTGCTGCGCGGTATCGACCTGCACATACCGGCCGGCCAGTTCGTCGCCATCGTCGGGCGCAGCGGGTGCGGCAAGAGCACCTTGCTGCGCCTGCTGGCCGGGCTCGACCAGCCTGGCGCCGGCGAGCTGCTGGCCGGCGCGGCGCCGCTGGCCGAGGCCCGCGACGATACCCGGCTGATGTTCCAGGACGCGCGCCTGCTGCCGTGGAAAAAAGTCATCGACAACGTTGGCCTGGGCCTGGCCGGCCACTGGCGCCGT
The window above is part of the Pseudomonas muyukensis genome. Proteins encoded here:
- a CDS encoding OprD family porin, which produces MYKSSLALAVALGVLAQQAGAAGFIEDSKLSVSSRTMYFNNDNREAHGSKPRPDARESGQGFKLDYISGFTQGTVGFGVDAQALWGIHLDGGKGYHQDGSTFMPSESNGSSVAQWARFGANAKARFSKTEVHYGSALAPNLPILVSNDGRLLPQTFEGGTLQTKEIDNLTINAGQLTHAMGRASSNRTGLAVSGSGAFRDSNKFQFAGGDWKVTKDLTLQYYYSNLEDYYKQHFLGLTHVYQIDQNQSFKTDLRYFDSSKDGKNGETGYAFGNNGGYAKHAGEVDNKTWSAMFTYTLGSHALMLGHQQISDDGGFVWLNQGNVRKDGSNSPLEGNGGASFYLFSDSMINQFAKAGENTTFGQYSYDFAGLGVPGLKASVSYLRGEDGRATNGHGTFSEWERDARIDYVLQGGALKGLGFSLRQGVYRGTGSGSAADQDQTRFIVNYTYAFM
- a CDS encoding peroxiredoxin, whose translation is MSLKLGDIAPDFEQDSSAGKIRFHEWLGNSWGVLFSHPADFTPVCTTELGLTAKLKDQFAQRGVKAIALSVDPVDSHHKWIDDINETQNTVVNFPIIADADRKVSDLYDLIHPNASDTLTVRSLFVIDPNKKVRLTITYPASTGRNFNEILRVIDSLQLTDNHKVATPANWQDGDEVVIVPSLKDEDEIRQRFPKGYRAVKPYLRLTPQPNR
- the ssuE gene encoding NADPH-dependent FMN reductase translates to MLVVSVGGSPSLRSRSGVLLERSRDWLQQRGVEVVTFQVREFPAEDLLHARFDSPQVRHFNELVAQADGLLVATPVYKASFAGALKTLLDLLPERALEHKVVLPIASGGSIAHMLAVDYALKPVLSALKAQETLQGIFADDSQISYADGERPARLDEALEQRLLGALETFHGALARRPRPVAPGLLNERLLSARWSI
- a CDS encoding sulfonate ABC transporter substrate-binding protein: MRTVFLRRGLVALFAAAVSFGAITQAQAQSLRIGYQKYGTLVLLKAKGSLEKRLAEQGIQVQWTEFPGGPQLLEGLNVGSIDFGVTGETPPVFAQAAGADLLYVAYEPPAPHSEAILVPKGSPIQSVQALKGKKVALNKGSNVHYLLVRALEDAGLKYSDIQPVYLPPADARAAFERGSVDAWVIWDPYQAAAEQQLQARTLRDGKDLVDNHQFYLATRRYATQHPAVIDTLIEQVRAVGQWSQANPQQVTDQVAPLLGLPADITLTSVKRQGYGAAPLTPEVVAAQQKIADTFQALKLIPKPLNIKDVIWTPPAKVASAP
- the ssuD gene encoding FMNH2-dependent alkanesulfonate monooxygenase encodes the protein MSLNIFWFLPTHGDGKYLGTTEGARAVDHGYLAQIAQAADRLGFGGVLIPTGRSCEDSWLVAASLIPVTERLKFLVALRPGIISPTVAARQAATLDRLSNGRALFNLVTGGDPDELAGDGLHLNHQERYEASVEFTRIWRKVLEGEVVDYDGKHIQVKGAKLLYPPIQQPRPPLYFGGSSDAAQDLAAEQVELYLTWGEPPAAVAEKIAQVREKAAAQGREVRFGIRLHVIVRETNEQAWAAADTLISHLDDDTIARAQASLARFDSVGQQRMAALHGGKRDKLEVAPNLWAGVGLVRGGAGTALVGDGPTVAARVKEYAALGIDTFIFSGYPHLEESYRVAELLFPHLDVQRPEPVTSGGYVSPFGEMVANDILPKSVSQS
- the ssuC gene encoding aliphatic sulfonate ABC transporter permease SsuC: MSHAPSSTWSQRLAPWALPLLLLAVWQLAVSAGWLSTRILPAPSAVVSAGVELVRSGELWSHLAISGWRAGLGFVIGGVIGLVLGFITGLSNWGERLLDSSVQMIRNVPHLALIPLVILWFGIDESAKIFLVALGTLFPIYLNTYHGIRNVDPALVEMARSYGLSGFALFRQVILPGALPSILVGVRFALGFMWLTLIVAETISANAGIGYLAMNAREFLQTDVVVLAIVLYALLGKLADLAARGLERVWLRWHPAYQVARKEGA